From the Erythrolamprus reginae isolate rEryReg1 chromosome Z, rEryReg1.hap1, whole genome shotgun sequence genome, one window contains:
- the DAD1 gene encoding dolichyl-diphosphooligosaccharide--protein glycosyltransferase subunit DAD1 encodes MSGSASSSSGSGASSVTSVVRRFLSEYSSGTPSRLKVLDAYLLYVMLTGALQFGYCLGVGTFPFNSFLSGFISAVGSFILGVCLRIQINPQNKGEFQGISPERAFADFLFASTILHLVVINFVG; translated from the exons ATGTCGGGTTCGGCTTCTAGTTCGTCCGGCTCCGGAGCGAGCTCGGTGACCTCCGTGGTGCGGCGCTTCCTGTCCGAGTACAGCAGCGGGACGCCGAGCCGTTTGAAAGTGCTGGACGCCTATCTGCTTTACGTCATGCTGACCGGGGCCTTGCAGTTCGGCTACTGCCTCGGCGTCGGAACCTTCCCCTTCAATTCTTTCCTCTCGGGCTTCATCTCGGCTGTAGGCAGCTTCATCCTAGGAG TTTGCTTGAGGATTCAAATCAACCCACAGAACAAGGGAGAATTTCAAGGAATCTCACCAGAACGGGCCTTTGCAGACTTCCTTTTTGCTAGTACCATCTTACATCTGGTTGTCATCAATTTTGTAGGTTGA